A genome region from Megalobrama amblycephala isolate DHTTF-2021 linkage group LG16, ASM1881202v1, whole genome shotgun sequence includes the following:
- the chordc1a gene encoding LOW QUALITY PROTEIN: cysteine and histidine-rich domain-containing protein 1a (The sequence of the model RefSeq protein was modified relative to this genomic sequence to represent the inferred CDS: deleted 2 bases in 1 codon) — protein sequence MSVLCYNKGCGQRFDPETNPEDACTYHPGVPVFHDALKGWSCCKRRTTDFSDFLSIAGCTKGPHNKEKPLEPVKPDVKVSGEKKELEDLKPKFNEYVIQAPKPLEFIQRPSADEPLVELQRKSPRLLNQALEKLRLADTSQIEEKDEEGSEVKIGTACKNGGCSKTYNGPKTDEGTCVYHPGVPIFHEGMKYWSCCKRKTSDFNSFLSQEGCNKGSHQWRKDTGKKVAPCRFDWHQTGSQVTMSIYAKNSNPELCSVEANSISLKIHLIFEGEKEFELNMSLWGVIDISKSVINMMASKVEVVMKKAEPITWARLDLPPPMPQPTNEKKENQDEEKMIA from the exons ATGCATGTACGTACCATCCTGGAGTTCCTGTGTTCCATGATGCTCTGAAG GGTTGGTCGTGTTGTAAGAGACGGACAACAGACTTCTCAGATTTTCTCAGTATTGCG GGCTGCACTAAAGGTCCTCATAACAAAGAGAAGCCGCTTGAACCCGTGAAACCGGACGTGAAGGTCTCAGGAGAGAAGAAAGAGCTGGAGGATCTGAAACCAAAGTTTAATGAGTATGTCATCCAGGCCCCCAAACCGCTGGAGTTCATCCAGAGACCCAG CGCTGATGAGCCGCTGGTGGAGCTGCAGAGGAAA TCGCCCCGTCTCTTGAACCAGGCGCTCGAGAAGCTCAGACTCGCAGACACCAGTCAGATTGAAGAAAAAG ATGAGGAAGGAAGTGAGGTCAAAATTGGGACTGCATGTAAAAACGGAGGCTGCTCGAAG ACATACAACGGACCAAAGACTGATGAAGGAACGTGTGTATATCATCCCGGAGTGCCCATCTTCCACGAGGG GATGAAGTACTGGAGCTGCTGTAAGAGGAAGACGTCTGATTTTAACTCCTTCCTGTCTCAGGAGGGCTGTAATAAAGGGTCACACCAGTGGAGGAAAGACACG GGTAAGAAAGTGGCTCCATGTCGATTTGATTGGCACCAGACAGGAAGTCAGGTGACCATGTCTATCTATGCAAAGAACTCTAATCCTGAGCTGTGTTCCGTGGAAGCCAACAGCATCTCG CTGAAAATCCATCTGATCTTTGAGGGAGAAAAAGAGTTTGAGCTGAATATGAGCCTGTGGGGG GTGATTGACATCAGTAAGAGCGTCATTAACATGATGGCCTCCAAAGTGGAGGTAGTCATGAAGAAGGCGGAGCCTATTACCTGGGCGCGGCTGGACCTGCCCCCTCCAATGCCTCAACCGACCAATGAGAAGAAAGAGAATCAAGATGAAGAGAAAATGATCGCTTAA